CAATAGATCATCGGATATGTGGCAGGGCAAAGGGACGAGTAGCCGTAGTCATTGCATCCATCATGCTGCCAAAGCCGATCTCAATTCTGTTCCCTAGAGAGCGGGTGCCAGAGGTGCAAAAACGCTAGGAATTTGAAGATAGATTTAGTGGCCCGACGTAAGAAGACTCGCTCAATCACCATCTTGTTATGCGTCGTCCAGAGGGTACCCGTCATTGTCGCGAACACTAACATGAAGAGGCGTCCCCCTCACTGGGTTTGGTTGGCCCAAGTTTTGAGAAACCAAGCCAGGTCTAGGGCCTCCTACTCCAGCCTAGAGCCCCTCATGCACAAAGCACCAAATAAAATGAGCCTCGGAGCAGGCAAAGAATGTGCGAGCCCCCTTCTCCAGGACATACAAAGAAGGCATAGCCCATCGCCATGCCCATGCCGGGTGGTCACATCTGTTTTCTATGGGAGCGTTCACGTAGAAACTGACACATGAAGATCTTGATCTTTAGAGGACAGGGCGCTCCACATAGGTGTGGTGCACGCCAACGTCAACCATCAACAGAGGTCGTGATATGCTGAGCCAATGGAGAAGAACTACAATGGGAACAAGCGCTACGATATGGCGTCTGGATAATCCGGGTGCGATGTCATAAGTGAAGCCTGAAGGCCGGTCCAAGCAATGGTTTCCTCGATTCCAAATGAACGTCGGAACAAGATGTTCCAGAATCCATTTTGGGAGGGCGGGGAAACCAATAGGAAGGGGTCCACACAGATAGCAAGCAAGTTCGGGAAATCCATGTATAGCTTAGAACCACCCACCCAAGGCTCAAGCTAAAAGAGGGCCCATCTCCACTTTTATAGAGATAGAGCCCTAGACGAATCCCCTTCTTGATTGACTGTATCGACTTCCAGAACTGAGATCCCTCCCTACATAACACACTAGAAGTGGACATCCCTGTAAGTATGCAAAGAGCCACGAGCCACCATCCTCGCTAAAGATCCTCCAAGCCCATCTCAACATAAGGGCTACATTCATGCGAGGGGACGCAATAATACCTAGACCCTCCATGTCCTTGGGCAAGCAGATATCAGCCCATTTGATCATATGGTATTTCTAACGTCCACCAGTCCCCCCGCCGGAAGAAATGTTATAGATCCTTATCAAAGGAGTTATACACCCCTTCTGGCAAAATATATATCCCCATCATATGCATGGGGAGACTAGAAATGCATGAGTCAATAAGCACAGATTTACTTCCTTTGAACATAAATATGTTGCACACAGTTCATGCCTAGTGGCCACTGACCCCATAAGCGGGTCAAAATCCTGGATGAGTATGTAATGGGAAAGGAGGAAAACTCGCAATTAAGGTTGTCTGCAATCCGTTCTTGATCGTCGTTAGAGTACCCTGGCACTACCACATCATGGGACCGGCGGAACTCCCATCAAAGCGACTCCGACGACGGATCTCAGGCTTCCTCCCAGGACCGGCGGAGAGCTAGCCGAATGGCTAACTCCTCGTCGTCCCCGCATGAGACAAGGTCCCAATCGACGGATACAAAGTTGCCAGACTCATATCTGTTGCTCACCATGCTCGAGAAGGTCGGAGATCGCTGAGGAAGAGCTGGGGGGAGCGGAGCGGACTGCAAGTGGAGTAGAATGGTCAGGGTTTAGTTCGGGATGCGGATAGGGACACATATTTGTGGGGTTGTGGTGGGCCGGAACGGTCCGATGTGACGGACGCGTTCGAGCGTCCCTATATCCGCCCCACATATGGACAAGTTTGGAGGGTGCTAGACAGACCAGATGTATGGTGGGGTCTTCAGGGTCCAATTTGGTGGCAATTTCATGATCGGGTCGTGCGCCCGGACGTAATAGGAGATTTGAGAACTCCGGTTGTTGATGCTCTTAGGGACGTTTCTATAACTCCATCGTTCACCAATCGTACCTTCATCCGGCGGCGACGACGGTGGCATGGCGAAGAACGACAAGTCAACCAAGGCGGGGACCTTCATGGCCCCTCCTCCTCCGAGCCCCTCCCCAGCCATAAAGCCTAAGGCGAAGCCCTAGCTGGAAATTGAGTGGTACCCCGTGGAGGGCATCCTCATCAGTGGGTACGAAACTTGTGTCATGGGCAGACAACACATTTGGCTTTCGGGTGCACGTGCACCTGGATTATTAAAAAAAAGTTATAATTGAAAAAAGTCAAGATTTCCTGAAATTTTTGGAAACAAAACATGATTGAGTGTTTTACTCGTGTAAAAAGTTTCTTCCATGAATGACTTTCATGGTGTTCTgatcaaaataataataattcaaCACTATTTGTGCTTTTGGTCCCTGAATTATTATTTTTTGCCTGAAATCAACGGGGTTTTTCCTTGGCTAAACTTGTTATGCGAGTACAACACAAGGTTAACTTTATTTCCGGGAAGTTTCATTTTTTTTCTCAATTGCCAAAATGTTTTTTCCATATCAGGGGCGTGTGCACCCGAGAGCACAAGGGTATTTCCCCCTTGATAAGGGACCTTTCTGTATCTCCGTAATTCACCAATCGTACCTCcacccggcggcggcggcggaagcaTCGGCGGTGGCATGGCGAAGAGAGGCAAGTCGGCCGAGGCGGCGACCTCCACGGCCCCTCCTCCAAGCCCCTCCCCAGCCATAAAGCGTAAGGCGAAGCCCCGGCTGGAAATCGAGGGGTACCCCGTGGAGGGCATCTCCATCGGCGGGCACGAGACGTGCGTCATCTTCCCGACGCTGAGCCTCGCCTTCGACATAGGCCGGTGCCCGCAGCGCGCCGTGGCGCAGGACTTCCTCTTCATCTCGCACGCCCACCTCGACCACATCGGGGGCCTCCCCATGTACGTGGCCACGCGGGGGCTCTACAGGCTGCGCCCGCCCACCATCTTCGTCCCCAAGTACCTCAGGGAGCTCGTGGAGCGGCTGTTCGACGTGCACCGCGCCATGGACCAGTCCGAGCTCAACCACACCCTCGTCCCACTCGACATTGGCGAGGAGTATGAGCTCAGGAGGGATCTCAAGGTCAGGGCCTTCAAGACCTACCATACCATACCCAGCCAGGTGAGGGAACTTGCTTCAGTTCTTGGAATTGTGCACCCCCTGGTTGATTTGTGGGGAATTTTACAATGGCTTGGTTGAAAGTGATATCTGATATGGTTCTAGGGGTACGTGATATACTCAGTGAAGCAAAAGCTCAAGCAGGATTATCTTGGCCTCCCGGGAAGCGAGATCAAAAGGTTGAAGCTGTCAGGCGTGGAGGTCTGTATGTTTTGGTGGATGTCAATATTTCATAGGAATAAGTAAATCAGAATCTACTAAGAGTTGTTGATGTGATCATGTGCTTGCAATTTTCCATTCCTTGCAGATTACTAATACAGTGACAACACCCGAGGTTGCTTTCACTGGGGATACGATGTCAGATTTCATTCTTGATCCTGATAACGCAGACGTATTGAAGGCAAAAATTCTTGTGATGGAGGTATTACGTCTTACCGCTTTATCATCATATAACCAACTTCCATTTTATTAACAATAGCAAGCAGTTTTTGTCTCCAAGTATATTCAAATTTCACTGCATGCAAGCTAGCTGCTGTTATTTTGCAAACAAAACTTATCACATCTAGGAAAAACTCATGTGCCACCAGTTAGCTGCAATTAAACGAATCCTGATGGTTAGAAGCATGTTTCACTTCTTGTGCTCAAAACTTTTGCTGTTATTTTCCTCTCATGAGTTTTTCTTTATTCCTATTATTGATCTGCTGAGCTGTTCTTAAAATTT
The sequence above is a segment of the Aegilops tauschii subsp. strangulata cultivar AL8/78 chromosome 6, Aet v6.0, whole genome shotgun sequence genome. Coding sequences within it:
- the LOC109759163 gene encoding nuclear ribonuclease Z — its product is MAKRGKSAEAATSTAPPPSPSPAIKRKAKPRLEIEGYPVEGISIGGHETCVIFPTLSLAFDIGRCPQRAVAQDFLFISHAHLDHIGGLPMYVATRGLYRLRPPTIFVPKYLRELVERLFDVHRAMDQSELNHTLVPLDIGEEYELRRDLKVRAFKTYHTIPSQGYVIYSVKQKLKQDYLGLPGSEIKRLKLSGVEITNTVTTPEVAFTGDTMSDFILDPDNADVLKAKILVMESTFLDDSVSTEHAREYGHIHLFEIANHSEKFENRAILLIHFSARYTTEEIDAGISRLPPSFRSRVYALKEGI